In Virgibacillus sp. NKC19-16, a single genomic region encodes these proteins:
- a CDS encoding cytosolic protein, with product MSFRSTINKYFNNHAESSENHEDTSLQTHYYKTTKDKGLSMLENFFTNSEVYEVNSISKEHGEISVLIKKGRKAFIVATVIMVRPYQTAIDFSVTTESVLPFDFGYSTKVIQHLYKAINKDLPLITTRGTS from the coding sequence ATGTCATTTCGTAGTACAATCAATAAGTATTTTAATAACCATGCAGAGTCTAGCGAAAATCATGAGGATACATCACTTCAGACACATTATTATAAGACAACAAAAGATAAAGGGTTGAGTATGCTGGAGAATTTCTTTACCAATTCTGAGGTATATGAGGTTAATTCCATTTCTAAAGAGCATGGTGAAATCAGTGTGCTTATTAAAAAAGGTAGAAAGGCATTTATCGTTGCTACTGTGATTATGGTCAGGCCATATCAGACAGCAATTGACTTTTCAGTAACAACGGAATCTGTTCTTCCTTTTGATTTCGGCTACAGCACAAAAGTCATTCAACATTTATATAAGGCGATTAATAAAGATCTGCCATTAATCACAACAAGGGGAACTAGTTAA
- the nrdR gene encoding transcriptional regulator NrdR, giving the protein MRCSNCNNKNTRVLDSRPIEEGESIRRRRECENCGFRFTTFERIEEVPLIVVKKDGNRQVFSREKLVRGLIRACEKRPIPLDKMEEIAFSVEKELRNTGVSEVDSKEIGEIVMDRLSKVDEVAYVRFASVYRQFKDISVFLDELKDLINTDKQNKS; this is encoded by the coding sequence ATGAGATGTTCCAATTGCAATAATAAAAATACAAGAGTGCTCGATTCACGTCCGATTGAAGAAGGGGAATCTATACGCAGACGTAGGGAATGTGAAAATTGCGGTTTTCGATTTACAACGTTTGAGAGGATTGAAGAAGTGCCGTTAATTGTGGTAAAAAAGGATGGGAACAGACAAGTATTTAGCAGGGAAAAGTTGGTTCGGGGATTAATCAGAGCCTGTGAGAAACGTCCGATACCCCTTGATAAAATGGAGGAAATTGCCTTTTCTGTTGAAAAGGAACTTCGTAATACTGGTGTTTCCGAAGTGGACAGCAAGGAAATTGGTGAAATAGTAATGGACAGGCTATCCAAAGTGGATGAAGTAGCATACGTTCGTTTCGCCTCTGTATATCGTCAGTTTAAAGATATCAGTGTCTTTCTCGATGAATTAAAGGATTTAATTAATACAGACAAACAAAATAAATCCTGA
- the coaE gene encoding dephospho-CoA kinase (Dephospho-CoA kinase (CoaE) performs the final step in coenzyme A biosynthesis.), producing MALIIGLTGSIASGKSTVSLMFDDFNIPVIDADKISREVVRPDEKAYEKIVHVFGEDILREDRTLDREKLGSIIFADEEKRKQLNSIVHPAVREKMLEQRDAYVKAGEALVVLDIPLLFESKLTHFVDKTVVVYVDEEVQFRRLVNRDGYTEEEAYQRIHSQIPVKEKAEKADAIINNNGSKYESYQQLERLIKEWKREPL from the coding sequence ATGGCGCTGATTATCGGATTAACTGGCAGTATCGCAAGTGGAAAAAGCACTGTTTCCCTAATGTTCGATGACTTCAATATACCAGTAATTGATGCAGATAAAATTTCAAGAGAAGTGGTAAGACCCGATGAAAAAGCCTATGAAAAAATCGTTCATGTATTTGGTGAGGACATTTTACGGGAGGATAGAACACTGGACCGGGAAAAGTTAGGTTCCATCATATTTGCTGATGAAGAAAAACGTAAGCAACTGAATAGTATTGTACATCCGGCAGTTAGAGAAAAAATGCTGGAGCAAAGAGATGCCTACGTAAAGGCTGGAGAGGCTTTGGTTGTTCTTGATATCCCTTTATTATTTGAGAGTAAGTTAACCCATTTTGTTGATAAAACGGTAGTCGTCTATGTGGACGAAGAAGTACAGTTCAGGCGTTTAGTGAATCGGGATGGTTATACAGAAGAAGAAGCATACCAGCGTATCCATTCTCAAATTCCCGTTAAAGAAAAAGCGGAAAAAGCAGATGCTATTATTAATAATAATGGAAGCAAATACGAGTCATATCAACAGTTGGAGCGGTTGATAAAAGAATGGAAAAGAGAGCCCCTTTAA
- the mutM gene encoding DNA-formamidopyrimidine glycosylase has translation MPELPEVETIKETLKQLIINKTIQDVAVYWPNIVKEPDDVDHFRTLMEGQTIQNLTRKGKFLLFQLDDYVLVSHLRMEGKYSVHKAAEPIKKHTHVIFTFTDGEELRYNDVRKFGTMHLYKKGEERYNKPLNKLGPDPFDEVFTFDYFYNKLKRTDRVIKAVLLDQAIVSGLGNIYVDETLYKANVHPLKQSSKLKKNEIKAIQEQTISTLADAVKQGGTTIRSYVNVQGDMGMFQSELFVYGQENKPCQKCGSPIVKMKVGGRGTHVCNTCQKSEEV, from the coding sequence ATGCCGGAATTACCAGAAGTAGAAACAATAAAAGAAACATTAAAGCAACTTATCATAAATAAAACAATTCAGGACGTAGCCGTTTATTGGCCGAATATTGTCAAGGAACCCGATGATGTGGATCATTTCAGGACGCTCATGGAAGGACAAACGATTCAGAATTTAACACGAAAAGGAAAATTTCTGCTATTTCAATTAGACGATTATGTGCTTGTTTCCCATTTGCGTATGGAAGGAAAGTATAGTGTTCATAAAGCGGCTGAACCTATAAAGAAGCATACTCATGTTATTTTTACATTTACAGATGGAGAAGAGCTTCGCTACAATGATGTGCGTAAGTTTGGTACCATGCATCTTTATAAAAAAGGGGAAGAACGCTATAATAAACCGCTGAACAAGCTGGGGCCTGACCCCTTTGATGAAGTTTTTACCTTTGATTATTTTTATAATAAGTTAAAAAGAACAGACCGTGTGATTAAAGCTGTTTTGCTGGATCAAGCTATTGTAAGCGGGCTTGGAAATATTTATGTTGATGAAACATTATATAAAGCAAATGTTCACCCACTAAAACAATCCAGTAAACTAAAGAAAAACGAGATAAAAGCAATCCAAGAACAAACAATATCGACCTTGGCTGACGCCGTCAAACAGGGCGGTACTACTATTCGTTCGTATGTGAATGTCCAAGGTGATATGGGTATGTTCCAGTCTGAGTTATTTGTTTATGGACAAGAAAATAAACCCTGTCAAAAATGCGGAAGCCCTATCGTCAAAATGAAAGTTGGCGGTCGGGGTACACATGTATGTAATACCTGTCAAAAAAGTGAAGAGGTGTAG
- a CDS encoding glyceraldehyde-3-phosphate dehydrogenase: protein MDKTRIAINGFGRIGRMVFRQAIMDENLEVVAINASYPPETLAHLIKYDSVHGIFNEEVKAFDDTLNVNHKEVWIVSSREPDKLPWKQLDIDVVIEATGKFKTREDAGLHMQAGAKKVIITAPGKQVDNTIVMGVNEDKYHPQKDDVISNASCTTNCLAPVMKVLDDNFTVTSGMMTTVHAITNDQKNLDNPHKDLRRARGCTQSIIPTSTGAAKAIGEVMPHLDGKLHGMALRVPTPNVSLVDLVVDVEESVTVEAINHAFKKASENNLKGIVEYSGDPLVSVDYTTTNYSAIIDGLSTIVMNDNKVKVLAWYDNEWGYSKRVLDLANYVGSYLHQEQVQIS from the coding sequence ATGGATAAAACCCGAATTGCTATAAATGGATTTGGCCGGATTGGGCGAATGGTCTTTCGCCAAGCGATTATGGATGAAAACTTAGAGGTCGTTGCAATTAATGCAAGCTATCCTCCAGAAACGCTTGCACATTTAATTAAATACGATAGTGTTCATGGAATTTTTAACGAAGAAGTGAAAGCGTTTGATGATACGCTGAATGTTAATCATAAAGAAGTTTGGATTGTAAGCTCGCGTGAACCAGATAAACTTCCATGGAAGCAGTTGGATATTGATGTAGTCATCGAGGCAACAGGTAAATTTAAAACAAGAGAAGATGCGGGTCTGCATATGCAAGCTGGTGCAAAGAAAGTTATTATTACAGCTCCAGGAAAGCAAGTAGATAATACAATTGTAATGGGTGTTAATGAAGATAAATATCATCCACAGAAAGATGATGTTATATCAAATGCCTCATGCACAACGAATTGTTTAGCACCAGTAATGAAGGTGTTGGATGATAACTTTACAGTCACCAGTGGCATGATGACAACCGTTCATGCGATTACAAATGATCAAAAGAATTTAGATAATCCACATAAGGACTTGCGTCGTGCGCGCGGATGCACCCAATCCATTATCCCAACCTCAACTGGTGCGGCAAAGGCAATTGGAGAAGTAATGCCTCATTTAGATGGAAAATTACATGGCATGGCGTTAAGGGTACCTACACCTAATGTATCCCTGGTAGATTTAGTGGTGGATGTCGAAGAATCTGTCACGGTTGAAGCGATTAATCATGCATTTAAAAAAGCATCTGAAAATAATTTGAAAGGAATCGTGGAATACAGCGGGGACCCACTCGTATCCGTTGATTATACAACAACCAATTATTCAGCAATTATTGATGGTTTATCCACCATCGTTATGAACGATAATAAAGTTAAAGTACTGGCATGGTATGATAATGAATGGGGCTATTCTAAGCGTGTCCTTGACTTAGCAAATTATGTTGGCAGCTACCTGCACCAGGAACAGGTGCAAATTTCATAA